In a genomic window of Nitrospirota bacterium:
- a CDS encoding methylated-DNA--[protein]-cysteine S-methyltransferase gives RVKSMLFDYFNGKRVSFDEIVVDIQSVGNFQKMVWRVLREIPYGNTVSYRWVAEQIGRPLAFRAVGMACGRNPVPIIIPCHRVIGSNGDLRGFSAGVNIKRRLLEIEGIETMSN, from the coding sequence CGTGTGAAATCAATGCTCTTTGATTATTTCAATGGGAAGCGGGTTTCCTTTGATGAGATTGTAGTAGATATTCAATCTGTCGGTAATTTTCAGAAGATGGTCTGGAGGGTGCTGAGAGAGATACCTTATGGTAACACTGTATCTTACCGGTGGGTTGCAGAGCAGATTGGAAGACCTCTGGCATTCAGGGCAGTAGGCATGGCGTGCGGAAGAAATCCCGTTCCTATAATAATACCATGCCACAGAGTCATCGGAAGTAATGGAGATCTCAGAGGATTTTCTGCAGGTGTAAATATAAAGAGAAGGCTACTTGAGATAGAAGGCATAGAAACAATGAGTAATTAA